A single window of Actinoallomurus bryophytorum DNA harbors:
- a CDS encoding MarR family winged helix-turn-helix transcriptional regulator, with product MSGEIPGLLGMAFHAVMEEVHVRLAQEGFDDVRPAHGFAFQYLSVRGGATAVELGEHLGVTKQAAVQLVDELERRGYVERRPHPVDRRARVVVLAARGWACVERVVALWGEIEGRWAAMVGPERLTALRDDLSAFVVAAGSPPIRPLW from the coding sequence ATGAGCGGCGAGATCCCAGGACTGCTCGGCATGGCCTTCCACGCCGTCATGGAGGAAGTGCACGTCAGGCTGGCCCAGGAGGGCTTCGACGACGTACGGCCCGCGCACGGCTTCGCGTTCCAGTACCTATCGGTACGCGGTGGCGCGACCGCCGTCGAGCTGGGGGAGCATCTGGGCGTCACGAAGCAGGCCGCGGTGCAACTGGTCGACGAACTGGAGAGACGCGGTTACGTCGAGCGCCGGCCGCACCCGGTCGACCGTCGTGCCCGCGTCGTCGTGCTCGCCGCGCGCGGCTGGGCCTGCGTCGAACGCGTCGTCGCACTGTGGGGCGAGATCGAAGGCCGCTGGGCCGCGATGGTGGGACCCGAGCGGCTCACGGCGCTCCGCGACGACCTGTCGGCGTTCGTCGTCGCCGCGGGTTCCCCGCCGATCCGCCCTCTCTGGTGA
- a CDS encoding cupin domain-containing protein yields MPVSTLAEARTIEFHGLTARPIAVPSRGTSELAIWHLEVGPGVRGEEHTVDREEVFVVRTGRLSGTLGGEPCEAGPGDALIVPPGVPFSLGNDGSESAQVLVCTSAGVQASLNGQTVVPPWSE; encoded by the coding sequence ATGCCCGTCAGCACACTCGCCGAGGCGAGGACGATCGAGTTCCACGGTCTGACCGCGCGCCCGATCGCCGTTCCCAGCCGAGGGACGTCCGAGCTGGCCATCTGGCATCTGGAGGTGGGGCCCGGCGTACGCGGCGAGGAGCACACGGTGGACCGCGAGGAGGTCTTCGTCGTCCGCACCGGGCGGCTGTCCGGGACCCTGGGCGGCGAACCGTGCGAGGCCGGCCCGGGAGACGCGCTCATCGTGCCGCCGGGCGTGCCGTTCAGCCTGGGCAACGACGGGAGCGAGAGCGCGCAGGTGCTGGTCTGCACCTCGGCCGGCGTCCAAGCGTCCCTGAACGGCCAGACCGTCGTGCCCCCCTGGTCCGAATGA
- a CDS encoding [protein-PII] uridylyltransferase: MTDTIGGGQGPAEALAQPGPAVVPASTEQDNARARLHAERAERADELDRTLARLVGAEPDVALLAVGSHGRRELTPGGDVDLVLLHRGRPDIAALADRVWYPIWDSGLRLDHSVRTPDEGRAVAREDLKAATGLISARHVAGDPELTRQVREAVLADWRADSRRRLPELRKLTRRRWEDDGELAFLLEPDLKESRGGLRDVHAIQAVAAAWVAPAPTDRVKDAYSLLLDVRHALHASTGRAGDRLVLQEQETVAGALGLLDAEVLLRAVVEAARTVTFAVDHMWRAVDRFCSPSGRPVRRPLADGVVEHDSEVVLALGADATKDPTLVLRAAAAAAQAGLPLAISTVERLARETPTMPVPWPPEARDALVTLLGAGPPAIGVWEALDQVGLIERLLPDWERVRNRPQRNPVHTYTVDRHLVETAARAAAHTRDVARPDLLLVGALLHDIGKGWPGDHSKTGAVMARDMGERLGFDTADVGVLEAVVRHHLLLPETATRRDLDDPVTIETVAEAVGDPVVLETLAALAIADGLATGPAAWGSWKAGLVAELARRVAGVLAGAPPQVAPEPTSEQLALARHGGGAVRVVGSQITIVAPDRPGLLWQAAGVLALHRLAVRGARSVSWGVGAEGTTALLEFIAVPDYGSGPDPAALEVDLRRILAGRLDVEKRLERRARSYRPRKGVPVPPPRVTMIDDASETATVVEVRAHDRPGLLWRIGHVLGSFGMQVRAARVETLGAEAVDVFYVVDAEGRPVTDGALRASIRTAILEAVR; the protein is encoded by the coding sequence GTGACGGACACGATCGGGGGAGGGCAAGGCCCGGCTGAGGCGCTGGCCCAGCCGGGCCCTGCCGTCGTGCCGGCCTCGACGGAGCAGGACAACGCACGTGCGCGGCTGCACGCCGAGCGTGCGGAGCGTGCGGACGAGCTCGACCGCACGCTGGCACGGCTGGTCGGCGCCGAGCCCGACGTGGCGCTGCTCGCGGTGGGCAGCCACGGCCGCCGCGAGCTCACGCCGGGCGGCGACGTCGACCTGGTCCTCCTCCACCGTGGCCGGCCCGACATCGCCGCGCTCGCCGATCGCGTCTGGTACCCGATCTGGGACTCGGGGCTGCGCCTCGACCACTCCGTACGTACGCCCGACGAGGGCCGCGCCGTCGCGCGCGAGGACCTCAAGGCGGCGACCGGACTGATCTCCGCCCGGCACGTGGCGGGCGACCCGGAGCTGACCAGGCAGGTACGCGAGGCGGTGCTCGCCGACTGGCGTGCCGACTCGCGGCGCCGTCTGCCCGAGCTGCGGAAGCTGACCCGGCGCCGGTGGGAGGACGACGGCGAGCTCGCGTTCCTGCTGGAGCCGGACCTGAAGGAGTCGCGTGGCGGGCTGCGCGACGTACACGCGATCCAGGCGGTCGCCGCCGCATGGGTCGCCCCCGCCCCGACGGACCGGGTCAAGGACGCCTACTCCCTGCTCCTCGACGTGCGGCACGCCCTGCACGCGTCCACCGGCCGCGCGGGCGATCGTCTCGTCCTCCAGGAGCAGGAGACGGTGGCCGGCGCGCTGGGCCTGCTCGACGCGGAGGTGCTGCTGCGCGCCGTGGTGGAGGCGGCCCGCACCGTGACTTTCGCCGTCGACCACATGTGGCGCGCGGTGGACCGCTTCTGCTCTCCGTCCGGACGGCCCGTACGCAGGCCGCTCGCCGACGGGGTCGTCGAACACGACTCCGAGGTCGTGCTGGCCCTCGGGGCCGACGCCACCAAGGACCCCACGCTCGTCCTGCGCGCCGCGGCCGCCGCGGCGCAGGCGGGCCTGCCGCTGGCGATCTCGACGGTCGAGCGGCTGGCCAGGGAGACCCCGACGATGCCGGTGCCGTGGCCGCCGGAGGCACGCGACGCGCTCGTCACCCTGCTCGGCGCGGGCCCGCCCGCGATCGGCGTGTGGGAGGCGCTCGACCAGGTCGGGCTGATCGAACGCCTGCTGCCCGACTGGGAGCGCGTACGCAACCGGCCGCAGCGCAACCCGGTGCACACCTACACCGTCGACCGCCACCTCGTGGAGACCGCCGCGCGCGCCGCCGCGCACACTCGCGACGTCGCCCGCCCCGACCTGCTGCTCGTCGGCGCGCTCCTGCACGACATCGGCAAGGGCTGGCCGGGCGACCACTCCAAGACCGGCGCCGTGATGGCGCGCGACATGGGGGAGCGCCTCGGCTTCGACACGGCCGACGTCGGTGTGCTGGAGGCCGTCGTACGGCACCACCTGCTGCTGCCGGAGACCGCGACACGACGCGACCTCGACGACCCGGTGACGATCGAGACGGTGGCCGAGGCGGTCGGCGACCCGGTCGTACTGGAGACGCTCGCCGCCCTCGCGATCGCCGACGGCCTGGCCACCGGGCCCGCGGCATGGGGTTCCTGGAAGGCCGGCCTCGTCGCCGAACTGGCCCGCCGCGTGGCCGGCGTCCTCGCGGGCGCCCCTCCGCAGGTGGCACCGGAGCCCACATCCGAACAGCTCGCCCTCGCCCGGCACGGCGGCGGAGCCGTACGCGTCGTGGGATCACAGATCACCATCGTCGCGCCGGACCGGCCCGGCCTGCTGTGGCAGGCCGCGGGCGTGCTCGCGCTCCACCGCCTCGCGGTCCGCGGCGCCCGTTCGGTGTCGTGGGGCGTGGGGGCCGAGGGGACGACGGCGCTGCTGGAGTTCATCGCGGTGCCCGACTACGGCTCGGGCCCGGACCCGGCCGCGCTCGAGGTCGACCTGCGCCGGATCCTGGCGGGCCGCCTCGACGTCGAGAAACGGCTCGAACGGCGGGCCCGCTCGTACCGTCCCCGCAAGGGCGTACCGGTGCCGCCGCCCCGGGTGACCATGATCGACGACGCGTCGGAGACCGCCACGGTCGTGGAGGTGCGCGCACACGACCGGCCCGGCCTGCTCTGGCGCATCGGGCACGTCCTCGGCTCGTTCGGCATGCAGGTCCGCGCCGCCCGGGTGGAGACGCTGGGCGCCGAGGCGGTCGACGTCTTCTATGTCGTCGATGCCGAGGGACGGCCGGTCACCGACGGAGCGCTACGCGCGTCGATCCGCACGGCCATCCTCGAGGCCGTCCGCTAG
- a CDS encoding P-II family nitrogen regulator, protein MKLVTAVIKPFKLDDVKAALETFGVNGLTVSEASGYGRQRGHTEVYRGAEYKVDLVPKLRVEVLVDDEDADDIVDVIVKAAQTGKIGDGKVWSVPVDTVVRVRTGETGPEAL, encoded by the coding sequence ATGAAACTCGTCACGGCGGTGATCAAGCCGTTCAAGCTCGACGACGTGAAGGCGGCGCTCGAGACGTTCGGTGTGAACGGCCTCACGGTCAGCGAGGCCAGCGGGTACGGCCGCCAGCGCGGACACACCGAGGTCTACCGGGGCGCGGAGTACAAGGTCGACCTCGTACCCAAGCTCCGCGTCGAGGTCCTCGTCGACGACGAGGACGCCGATGACATCGTCGATGTGATCGTGAAGGCGGCGCAGACCGGCAAGATCGGCGATGGCAAGGTCTGGTCGGTCCCGGTCGACACCGTGGTGCGCGTCCGTACCGGTGAGACCGGGCCGGAGGCGCTGTAA
- a CDS encoding ammonium transporter: protein MPPDVLKMLNSGDTAWLLASSALVLLMTPGLAFFYGGMTRSKSVLNMLMMNFATIGIVSVLWVLYGYSLAFAKDVGNHGFIGGFGRVGLKDTLISASGTSPELAFSSFQLMFAIITPALISGAIADRVKFGGWCTFVAIWTTVVYFPVAHWVFFFGDLTTTKDGGFLADHIGALDFAGGTAVHLNAGMAGLAMALVVGKRVGWPKEPMRPHNVPFVLLGAGLLWFGWFGFNAGSALAANAQASVVFMNTQVATAAAALAWVIVERFRYGKSTALGMASGAVAGLVAITPACASVNPLGAIVVGLVAGALCSVAVGIKSKFGFDDSLDVVGVHAVGGAAGALLIGFLATPTVTGILTPAKGDGPAGLLYGGGFSQLGKQAIGVVMVGVYSFVLTWIIGKILDKIMGLRITDEDEVSGIDFAVHAETAYEIGGAFGGAGGGGIIAALKGDNGGQPVEKPGDTKVEAEA, encoded by the coding sequence ATGCCGCCGGACGTTCTCAAAATGTTGAATTCAGGCGACACCGCCTGGCTGTTGGCGAGCTCAGCTCTTGTGCTTCTCATGACCCCGGGTCTGGCGTTCTTCTATGGCGGTATGACCCGGTCCAAGAGCGTCCTCAACATGCTGATGATGAACTTCGCCACGATCGGCATCGTCAGCGTGCTGTGGGTCCTCTACGGCTACTCCCTCGCGTTCGCCAAAGACGTCGGCAACCATGGTTTCATCGGCGGGTTCGGCCGGGTCGGGCTGAAGGACACGCTGATCTCGGCGTCGGGCACCTCGCCGGAGCTGGCCTTCTCCTCCTTCCAGCTCATGTTCGCCATCATCACCCCCGCGTTGATCAGTGGTGCCATCGCCGACCGCGTGAAGTTCGGCGGCTGGTGCACCTTCGTGGCCATCTGGACCACGGTCGTCTACTTCCCGGTCGCCCACTGGGTCTTCTTCTTCGGCGACCTGACGACGACCAAGGACGGTGGCTTCCTCGCCGACCACATCGGCGCGCTCGACTTCGCGGGCGGTACCGCGGTCCACCTGAACGCCGGTATGGCCGGTCTCGCCATGGCTCTGGTGGTCGGCAAGCGTGTCGGCTGGCCCAAGGAGCCGATGCGCCCCCACAACGTCCCGTTCGTGCTGCTCGGCGCCGGTCTGCTGTGGTTCGGCTGGTTCGGCTTCAACGCCGGCTCGGCACTGGCCGCCAACGCCCAGGCGTCGGTGGTGTTCATGAACACGCAGGTCGCGACGGCCGCCGCGGCGCTCGCGTGGGTCATCGTGGAGAGGTTCCGCTACGGCAAGTCCACCGCGCTGGGCATGGCCTCCGGTGCGGTCGCCGGACTCGTCGCGATCACCCCGGCCTGTGCCTCGGTCAACCCGCTCGGTGCGATCGTCGTCGGCCTCGTCGCCGGTGCGCTCTGCTCCGTCGCGGTCGGCATCAAGTCCAAGTTCGGCTTCGACGACTCCCTCGACGTCGTCGGTGTGCACGCGGTCGGCGGCGCGGCGGGCGCCCTGCTGATCGGCTTCCTGGCCACCCCGACCGTGACCGGCATCCTGACGCCGGCCAAGGGCGACGGACCGGCCGGCCTCCTGTACGGCGGCGGCTTCAGCCAGCTCGGCAAGCAGGCCATCGGCGTCGTGATGGTCGGCGTGTACTCCTTCGTCCTCACCTGGATCATCGGCAAGATCCTCGACAAGATCATGGGTCTGCGGATCACCGATGAGGACGAGGTGTCCGGCATCGACTTCGCCGTCCACGCGGAGACCGCGTACGAGATCGGCGGCGCGTTCGGCGGCGCCGGCGGCGGCGGGATCATCGCTGCTTTGAAGGGCGACAATGGCGGGCAACCCGTGGAGAAGCCCGGTGACACGAAGGTAGAGGCTGAGGCATGA
- a CDS encoding LuxR C-terminal-related transcriptional regulator, which produces MGRRQEMADVKRLLSASRLVTLTGVGGVGKTRLAYRVAGELWRVFPDGVWLVELAELENPELLTHTVSEVLGIEDRSGRPAMGVLTEHLRDMNALIVLDNCEHLRPACAALAETLLRSAPSVRILATSRQLLGVTGEQALTVPVLPLPAAANSAEAAAQCDAVQLFADRAQAVLHDFTVTEENHDVVERICRRLDGIPLAIELAAVRLRALSVQQLLDRLDDRFRLLEFRTSTAQPRHRTLWALIDWSYARCTPQERSLWARASVFVGGLDLEGAEAVCSGDGIAPEDVLDLVTGLVDKSVFVTEENQLGIRYRLLESLREYGRERLAESGEAEEVHRRHCDYYRRMCSDTLVRPGASQLTMLARAKLERGNLRSAMDYCFSGPERAANGLHMAADLRNHWLSGYLGEGRQRLAQGLALHHAPDDARGRALVIDSWLAVVDGQPDMADRMLDEALEIGERLGHGVILADVALQRGLVALDRGDAATAITLCRNAAEQQRASGDIMGRIRAHLWLTGALTLGGELESAVSAAEEGIVLCEANGKGLYRAHLLTMLGITLWRRGETVRAGELVMESLAVHRVLGNPRGIGLNLAALAWIAAAEGRYERAARLLGTFGTFSQEPRSRRAVGAQVAGYRHLRRYQEQCVADLRLVLGDADFEKLVRHGTLLDVDRALAYALEETAEEDVAPAESVNGERSPLTRRETEVARLVGRGLTNKEIAAELVISQRTAEGHVEHILGKLGYGSRSQIAVWISRSTARS; this is translated from the coding sequence GTGGGGCGTCGGCAAGAGATGGCCGACGTCAAACGCCTGCTGTCCGCGTCCCGGCTGGTGACGCTGACCGGTGTGGGCGGGGTGGGCAAGACCCGGCTGGCCTACCGGGTGGCAGGCGAGCTGTGGCGGGTGTTCCCGGACGGCGTGTGGCTGGTCGAGCTGGCCGAGCTGGAGAACCCCGAACTCCTCACGCACACCGTGTCCGAGGTGCTCGGGATCGAGGACCGCTCCGGGCGGCCGGCCATGGGGGTCCTGACCGAGCATCTGCGGGACATGAACGCGCTAATCGTCCTGGACAACTGCGAACACCTCCGGCCCGCGTGCGCCGCGCTGGCCGAGACGCTGCTGCGGAGCGCCCCCTCCGTGCGGATCCTCGCCACCAGCAGGCAGCTCCTCGGCGTCACCGGCGAACAGGCGCTGACCGTCCCGGTGCTGCCGCTGCCCGCCGCCGCGAACTCCGCCGAGGCCGCCGCGCAGTGCGACGCGGTGCAGCTGTTCGCCGACCGGGCGCAGGCGGTGCTGCACGACTTCACCGTGACCGAGGAGAACCACGACGTCGTCGAGCGGATCTGCCGCCGCCTCGACGGCATCCCGCTGGCGATCGAGCTCGCGGCCGTACGCCTGCGGGCGCTCTCCGTCCAGCAGCTGCTCGACCGCCTGGACGACCGGTTCCGGCTGCTGGAGTTCCGTACCTCCACGGCGCAGCCGCGCCATCGGACCCTGTGGGCGCTGATCGACTGGAGTTACGCCCGCTGTACCCCGCAGGAGCGGTCGCTGTGGGCGCGGGCCTCGGTCTTCGTCGGCGGCCTGGACCTGGAGGGTGCCGAGGCGGTCTGCTCCGGCGACGGCATCGCGCCCGAGGACGTACTGGACCTCGTGACCGGGCTGGTGGACAAGTCGGTGTTCGTCACGGAGGAGAACCAGCTCGGGATCCGCTATCGGCTGCTCGAGTCCCTGCGGGAGTACGGCCGGGAGCGGCTCGCCGAGTCCGGCGAGGCGGAGGAGGTGCACCGTCGCCACTGCGACTACTACCGCCGGATGTGCTCCGACACGCTCGTGCGGCCCGGCGCCTCGCAGCTGACCATGCTCGCCCGGGCGAAGCTCGAACGCGGCAATCTCCGCTCGGCCATGGATTATTGCTTCAGCGGGCCCGAACGCGCCGCCAACGGCCTGCACATGGCCGCCGACCTGCGTAATCACTGGCTGAGCGGCTATCTCGGCGAAGGCCGCCAGCGGCTGGCGCAGGGACTGGCCCTGCACCACGCGCCGGACGATGCCCGCGGCCGTGCACTGGTGATCGACAGCTGGCTGGCCGTGGTCGACGGGCAGCCCGACATGGCCGACCGGATGCTCGACGAGGCGCTGGAGATCGGGGAGCGGCTGGGGCACGGCGTGATCCTCGCCGACGTCGCCCTCCAGCGTGGCCTGGTCGCGCTGGACCGGGGCGACGCGGCGACCGCGATCACGCTCTGCCGGAACGCGGCCGAGCAGCAGCGCGCGAGCGGCGACATCATGGGCCGGATCCGGGCGCACCTGTGGCTCACCGGCGCGCTCACTCTCGGCGGCGAGCTCGAATCCGCCGTCTCCGCCGCCGAGGAGGGCATCGTTCTGTGCGAGGCCAACGGCAAGGGGCTCTACCGGGCGCACCTGCTGACCATGCTCGGCATCACGCTCTGGCGCCGGGGCGAGACCGTACGTGCCGGCGAGCTCGTGATGGAGAGCCTGGCGGTCCACCGCGTGCTCGGCAACCCTCGTGGGATCGGGCTCAACCTGGCGGCTCTCGCCTGGATCGCCGCGGCGGAGGGCCGGTACGAACGCGCGGCGCGGCTACTGGGGACCTTTGGGACGTTCTCGCAGGAGCCCAGGTCGCGACGGGCGGTCGGGGCGCAGGTGGCCGGATACCGGCATCTCCGCCGATACCAGGAGCAGTGCGTGGCCGACCTGCGGCTCGTGCTCGGGGACGCCGACTTCGAGAAGCTGGTACGCCACGGCACGCTGCTCGACGTCGACCGCGCGCTCGCGTACGCGCTGGAGGAGACGGCGGAGGAGGACGTCGCGCCGGCGGAGTCCGTGAACGGCGAGCGTTCTCCGCTGACCCGCCGGGAGACGGAGGTGGCCCGGCTCGTCGGCCGGGGCCTGACCAACAAGGAGATCGCCGCCGAGCTGGTGATCTCCCAGCGCACCGCCGAAGGTCATGTCGAGCACATTCTGGGCAAGCTCGGGTACGGCTCACGATCACAGATCGCGGTCTGGATCAGCAGGTCCACCGCCCGGTCCTGA
- the ftsY gene encoding signal recognition particle-docking protein FtsY: MEYLILAIAIVVLAVVAAGFFLLRGRGRGRTAPPPETSAGGTAVLDDDEVATAAPPVDVPVAPAAPEIELPPPSAGRLVRLRARLSRSQNALGKSLLALLSRDALDDEAWEEIEDTLVTADVGVVPARQIVDDLRTKVKVLGSRDPVQVRAMLKEELLGQLGVDWDRTLRTEPHGNQPAVILVVGVNGTGKTTTCGKLARVIVGDGRTVLLGAADTFRAAAADQLQTWGSRVGAEVVRKAEGTDPASVAFEAVKQGIAGAVDTVIVDTAGRLHTKTGLMDELGKVKRVIEKQAQVDEVILVLDATTGQNGLRQARVFAEVVNVTGIALTKLDGTAKGGIVIAVQRELGVPVKLVGLGEGPDDLAPFDPDAFVEAILGD, from the coding sequence ATGGAATACCTGATCCTCGCCATCGCGATCGTCGTGCTCGCCGTCGTCGCCGCCGGATTCTTTCTGCTGCGCGGCCGCGGCCGGGGCCGTACAGCTCCGCCGCCCGAGACCTCCGCGGGCGGCACGGCCGTCCTGGACGACGACGAGGTCGCGACCGCGGCTCCACCCGTCGACGTCCCGGTCGCCCCGGCGGCGCCGGAGATCGAGCTTCCGCCGCCCTCCGCCGGACGTCTCGTACGCCTGCGCGCGCGGCTGTCCCGGTCCCAGAACGCCCTGGGCAAGAGCCTGCTGGCGCTGCTGTCCCGTGACGCCCTCGACGACGAAGCGTGGGAGGAGATCGAGGACACGCTGGTCACCGCGGACGTCGGGGTCGTGCCCGCCAGGCAGATCGTGGACGACCTGCGGACGAAGGTGAAGGTCCTCGGCTCGCGGGACCCGGTCCAGGTGCGCGCGATGCTCAAGGAGGAGCTGCTCGGCCAGCTCGGCGTGGACTGGGATCGGACGCTGCGCACCGAGCCGCACGGCAACCAGCCTGCGGTCATCCTCGTCGTCGGCGTCAACGGCACCGGCAAGACGACCACATGCGGCAAGCTCGCGCGGGTCATCGTCGGCGACGGCCGTACGGTCCTGCTCGGTGCCGCCGACACCTTCCGTGCCGCCGCGGCCGACCAGCTGCAGACCTGGGGATCACGGGTCGGCGCCGAGGTCGTACGCAAGGCGGAGGGCACGGACCCGGCGAGCGTCGCGTTCGAGGCCGTCAAGCAGGGCATCGCGGGCGCCGTCGACACGGTGATCGTCGACACCGCGGGCCGGCTGCACACCAAGACCGGGCTGATGGACGAGCTCGGCAAGGTCAAGCGGGTGATCGAAAAGCAGGCACAGGTCGACGAGGTGATCCTGGTCCTCGACGCGACGACGGGGCAGAACGGCCTGCGGCAGGCACGTGTCTTCGCCGAGGTCGTCAACGTCACCGGCATCGCGTTGACCAAGCTCGACGGCACCGCCAAGGGCGGCATCGTCATCGCCGTGCAACGCGAGCTCGGCGTTCCCGTCAAGCTCGTCGGCCTCGGTGAGGGGCCCGATGACCTTGCCCCCTTCGACCCGGATGCCTTCGTCGAGGCGATTCTGGGCGACTGA
- a CDS encoding DivIVA domain-containing protein, translated as MNSPDISGAQRLTPAELQAVNFRRAPLGRRGFDEDQVRAFLGQVEQELVRVLNEKAAMQHEVGRLRDRITGNPQGFSPVQAEDAHIQAVRILSKAQETADHYVADAQRYSREIAEEARRGRDEILAEAKARAVLVLDEAHRQASTAAEQVKPSSEPLSEDERRNLESEIAYLRTFSDVYRTHLRSYLEALLRNVEEWDHSEHDSTPGARTPLPRPR; from the coding sequence ATGAACTCACCAGACATTTCCGGAGCTCAGCGCCTGACCCCCGCCGAGCTGCAGGCGGTCAACTTCCGGCGCGCGCCGCTCGGCCGGCGCGGTTTCGACGAGGACCAGGTACGCGCCTTCCTCGGCCAGGTCGAACAGGAGCTGGTCCGCGTCCTGAACGAGAAGGCCGCGATGCAGCACGAGGTCGGGCGGCTGCGGGACCGGATCACCGGTAACCCGCAGGGCTTCTCGCCCGTACAGGCCGAGGACGCCCACATCCAGGCGGTCCGCATCCTGTCCAAGGCGCAGGAGACCGCCGACCATTACGTGGCCGACGCCCAGCGCTACAGCCGGGAGATCGCCGAGGAGGCGCGCCGGGGCAGGGACGAGATCCTCGCCGAGGCCAAGGCGCGGGCCGTACTGGTCCTGGACGAGGCGCATCGCCAGGCCTCGACCGCCGCCGAGCAGGTCAAGCCGTCCTCCGAGCCCCTGTCGGAGGACGAGCGGCGCAACCTCGAAAGCGAGATCGCCTACCTGCGGACCTTCAGCGACGTCTACCGCACGCATCTGCGGTCCTACCTGGAGGCCCTGCTGCGCAACGTGGAGGAGTGGGATCACTCGGAGCACGACTCCACGCCCGGCGCGCGTACGCCGCTGCCCCGCCCGCGCTGA
- a CDS encoding globin domain-containing protein, which yields MDAQALKDNFAQVAQHGDAVALFFYSDLFLRNPGLREMFPIGMSHQRDRLLSALGRVVAQVDNLPEVVPFVRQLGADHRKFGVEALHYPEVGQSLIATLRYFSGAAWSDALARDWGDAYTLLANVMVEAADEDAKQRPAWWNAQIVAHERRRFDLAVLRVVTDRPLPYLPGQSVAVEVPVRPRMWRYYSMANAPRHDNTLDFHVRLVDGGPVSPVLVRSAGAGDWLKLGSPVGTMTFNERSGRDVLLIGGSTGLAPLKAILERIARSPAPPRVHLFFGARTADGLYDLADLTKRAADSPWLTVVPAVSEGGADGAEQAEQGVLADVVARYGLWRDHDAYVCGSPAMVDATVERLVGLGLGMDRIRSDKFADA from the coding sequence GTGGATGCCCAGGCATTGAAAGATAACTTTGCGCAGGTCGCACAGCACGGCGATGCTGTCGCATTGTTCTTTTACTCGGACTTGTTTCTGAGAAACCCCGGTCTACGGGAGATGTTCCCGATCGGAATGAGCCATCAGCGTGACCGTCTGTTGAGTGCACTCGGCCGCGTGGTCGCGCAGGTGGACAACCTGCCAGAAGTCGTTCCGTTCGTTCGTCAACTCGGCGCTGACCACCGGAAATTCGGTGTCGAGGCGCTGCATTATCCCGAGGTCGGCCAGAGTCTGATCGCCACTCTGCGTTACTTCTCCGGCGCCGCGTGGAGTGACGCACTCGCGCGCGACTGGGGCGATGCCTACACCCTCCTGGCGAACGTCATGGTCGAGGCCGCCGACGAGGACGCGAAGCAGCGCCCGGCCTGGTGGAACGCCCAGATCGTGGCGCACGAGCGCCGCCGGTTCGACCTCGCCGTCCTGCGCGTCGTGACGGACCGGCCGCTGCCCTACCTGCCCGGGCAGTCGGTGGCGGTCGAGGTGCCGGTACGGCCGCGGATGTGGCGCTACTACTCCATGGCCAACGCTCCCCGGCACGACAACACGCTCGACTTCCACGTACGGCTCGTCGACGGCGGCCCGGTGAGTCCCGTCCTGGTGCGCTCCGCCGGTGCCGGTGACTGGCTCAAGCTGGGCTCGCCGGTCGGGACCATGACCTTCAACGAGCGGTCCGGCCGCGACGTCCTCCTCATCGGCGGGAGTACGGGCCTGGCGCCGCTCAAGGCGATCCTCGAACGGATCGCCCGCAGTCCCGCACCGCCGCGGGTGCACCTGTTCTTCGGCGCGCGCACCGCCGACGGACTCTACGACCTCGCCGACCTGACCAAACGTGCCGCCGACAGTCCCTGGCTCACCGTGGTGCCCGCCGTGTCCGAAGGCGGGGCCGACGGAGCCGAACAGGCCGAGCAGGGCGTACTGGCCGACGTGGTCGCCCGGTACGGCCTCTGGAGAGACCACGACGCCTACGTATGCGGCTCACCCGCGATGGTCGACGCGACCGTGGAACGGCTCGTGGGCCTCGGGCTCGGCATGGACCGGATCCGGTCGGACAAGTTCGCGGACGCATAG
- a CDS encoding globin domain-containing protein: MNAQRIKENFALVADHGLEVADYFYADLFERNPGYRSLFPASMEQQHKVLLAALAQIVEWVDNTEELIPYLQRLGSDHSGFGVTAEDYPEVGASLIATLRHFSGDAWTPDLEKDWTAAYGVVSEVMVQAGGER; the protein is encoded by the coding sequence ATGAACGCTCAACGAATCAAGGAAAACTTCGCGCTGGTCGCCGATCACGGTCTGGAAGTGGCTGACTACTTTTACGCAGATTTGTTCGAGCGTAATCCGGGATACCGATCGCTTTTCCCGGCCTCCATGGAGCAGCAGCACAAGGTACTTCTCGCCGCACTCGCGCAGATCGTGGAGTGGGTGGATAACACTGAGGAATTGATTCCTTACCTTCAGCGACTGGGAAGCGATCACTCCGGATTCGGGGTCACCGCGGAGGACTACCCGGAGGTCGGCGCGAGCCTCATCGCGACCCTCCGCCACTTCAGCGGCGACGCATGGACCCCCGACCTGGAGAAGGACTGGACAGCCGCGTACGGCGTGGTTTCCGAGGTCATGGTGCAGGCGGGCGGCGAGCGGTAG